GAGTAAATCAGCAAAAATATAAGGAGATACAGAATTGCATATGGCAGTAGATATACGATGAGCGGTAAAGCTGTGTATTGATTTAGGTGGCTACAATGGAGACATCTCTTAGGTAGCAAACATTCTTGATTCTACTCGTTATAAGCCTCTTCACCATCATCTTCATAGAgctcctcctcctcatcctcgGCTGTTGCATCCTGGTATTGCTGGTACTCCGCAACTAGATCATTCATGTTACTCTCTGCTTCGGTGAACTCCATCTCGTCCATTCCTTCCCCAGTGTACCAGTGCAAGAAAGCCTTGCGCCTGAACATTGCCGTGAACTGCTCACTGACCCTCCTGAACATCTCTTGAATTGATGTCGAGTTTCCAATAAAGGTGGAAGACATCTTCAGATTCTTGGGTGGAATATCACACACACTGGACTTCACATTGTTGGGAATCCATTCCACGAAGTACGACGAGTTCTTGTTCTGCACATTGATCATTTGCTCATCCACCTCTTTCGTGCTCATCTTTCCCCTGAACATTGCTGAAGCCGTCAGGTAACGGCCATGTCGAGGATCAGCAGCACACATCATATTTTTGGCGTCCCACATCTGCTGAGTCAGTTCTGGAACAGTGAGGGAGACATACTGCTGCGACCCACGAGATGTGAGAGGCGCAAACCCCACCATGAAGAAGTGAAGACGTGGGAATGGGATCAGATTGACTGCCAGCTTTCTGAGGTCAGAATTCAGTTGACCAGGGAACCTTAAGCAGCACGTTACCCCACTCATAGTTGCAGAAATCAGATGGTTCAGATCACCAACTGTAGGTACACCacgaaggaaaagaaattaacaGAGGTTATTATTGTTTGGTTATATGCATAATCTTTTAAAACATATGGAACAGATGAGATAATACTTACAGCTTGGCGTACTGAGCTTCAAGGTCCTGAAGCAAATGTCATAAAGTGCTTCATTATCAAGAACCATGCATTCGTCTGCATTTTCCACCAACTGGTGTATCGATAAAGTTGCATTGTATGGCTCCACAACAGTGTCTGAGACCTTTGGAGATGGAAAAACAGAGAATGTGAGCATCATTCTATCTGGGTATTCCTCCCTAATCTTCGAGATCAAAAGTGTTCCCATTCCAGAACCAGTGCCTCCTCCTAGCGAGTGGCAAACTTGAAAACCTGataaaatcaaatataatatttagaATAAAGGGCAACAGATATCCATAAGTTCAAAAAAAATACTGAAAtctcaaaacaaaattaaaatattaaaattcgaaTAACGAATCTCTAGCAGTAGGTTCGGAGTTTGAGCCACATCCCCATATTCGACATAGTATAAACTCTTTATCATATAGTTCCAGGTGGATTTCAATTCTAACTCTTTTCGGAGGCAGATCAGTTTGTTTCATACtccttttaatttaattattcatcCAACTTAGTTCCATGGTTTATTTACACAAAAGAACCATGTTTCGACAATCGAACAAAAAAATTGTACTAATGGTAATAGACTAATGGAAGAAGAAACAAACCATGCACTAGCATAAAAAGATAATGTGGTCCCTCCCTGGTCATCCCTTGTTACGAGTCCTGACAACTGAGGCCATGTTAACAACTCAGCCTCACCAACTTGAGAAAAATGATTGAGTACCAATTATTGTAGTGGAAAGctgtcagaaaaaaaaaataaaaaccgatGCTAACAGTTCTAGACCTACTATTATTCGctctctgtttctttttcttttcttgtgatAGATCTACGGATAAAATAGAGAATAAACAATCCAGAAAACAAGCCGAGTGAGATGTCATTTGTGATGCAATTACTTTCGATTCATGGTGTCCATTTATCAAGATCCCCACAGTATTCATTAAtgccaaaaataatttattctacaAGAGAGAATCGGATCTCTTAGAAAGTGTTCTATCATTCTGTCAAACAAGTACAAATGATTAATAAACCTATGAAATATGGTTTATGGCGTATAAGTAATTCAACGATTTCTTTGCGGATTAAGTCAAACTTAGTAGTCGAATTTCACAGCCTCGATTAGAACTTACCAGATCAATTCTCGAGCATTACAATACTGATAAAATCAAACTTCCACATCAAGCAAATTCATCGATATCAATAGCTAGAAATATCTACATCGAAATTTAACAAATCTAAAAGCACATCGTATCACACACATTACTCAAAACGAATCACATTCAAGGGAGCTTAATCGTGAAGATCGTTCAAACAAAAGACAGAGAAACTGAGCTAAAAGCAGAGAAGCACAGCTAAGGAAATGAAAGTACCTTGCAAGCAGTCGCAGTTCTCGGCCTCTTTGCGAACGACGTCGAGAACGGCGTCAATCAACTCAGCACCTTCGGTGTAGTGACCTTTCGCCCAGTTGTTTCCGGCACCGGACTGGCCAAAGACGAAGTTATCAGGTCGAAAGATCTTACCGTATGGACCAGATCTGATGCTGTCCATGGTACCAGGCTCAAGATCCATGAGCACAGCCCTGGGAACGTACCTTCCACCAGAAGCTTCATTGTAGTAGACATTGATCCTCTCGAGCTGGATATCAGAGGAGGCTTGGCCGTTGTACTTTCCAGTAGGATCGATGCCGTGCTCGTCGCAGATCACCTCCCAGAACTTGGAGCCGATTTGGTTCCCGCATTGACCTCCCTGCACGTGCAAGATCTCTCTCATCGCTGTGGCGGTTACTTCTCTGAGAGAGAGATTTAGGTTAGGGACGAGATAGAGTGACTGAGTGAGTGAGTGAATGAGAATTGAGAAGTGAAGATTTGAGATTTTTATCGGAGAAAATGAATGGGAGGAGGATAGGATGGTAATAATGGAAGGGCGGGATATTTTGTTTTCAAGTGTGGTGTCGTGTG
This region of Arachis hypogaea cultivar Tifrunner chromosome 8, arahy.Tifrunner.gnm2.J5K5, whole genome shotgun sequence genomic DNA includes:
- the LOC112705648 gene encoding tubulin beta chain, whose amino-acid sequence is MREILHVQGGQCGNQIGSKFWEVICDEHGIDPTGKYNGQASSDIQLERINVYYNEASGGRYVPRAVLMDLEPGTMDSIRSGPYGKIFRPDNFVFGQSGAGNNWAKGHYTEGAELIDAVLDVVRKEAENCDCLQGFQVCHSLGGGTGSGMGTLLISKIREEYPDRMMLTFSVFPSPKVSDTVVEPYNATLSIHQLVENADECMVLDNEALYDICFRTLKLSTPSFGDLNHLISATMSGVTCCLRFPGQLNSDLRKLAVNLIPFPRLHFFMVGFAPLTSRGSQQYVSLTVPELTQQMWDAKNMMCAADPRHGRYLTASAMFRGKMSTKEVDEQMINVQNKNSSYFVEWIPNNVKSSVCDIPPKNLKMSSTFIGNSTSIQEMFRRVSEQFTAMFRRKAFLHWYTGEGMDEMEFTEAESNMNDLVAEYQQYQDATAEDEEEELYEDDGEEAYNE